One part of the Eucalyptus grandis isolate ANBG69807.140 chromosome 10, ASM1654582v1, whole genome shotgun sequence genome encodes these proteins:
- the LOC104424052 gene encoding proline-rich receptor-like protein kinase PERK15 isoform X1, translated as MPTVRRYCSQQPAGASIRGCLLLPPPMASPPPSSNSPTPSTNSTSPPPASPKGRLPPWKLALIVGIGIGGLIVLVGVCIFVIFYRRKRRRLELGSNPPQRPNGMESGFSQNKFTYKEIKIATDDFSNLNLLGQGGFGHVHRGVLSCGKVVAIKQLKAGSRQGEREFQAEIEIISRIHHRHLVSLVGYCISGAHRILVYEFVPNSTLEFHLHGKDQPTMTWPIRMKIALGSAKGLAYLHEECNPRIIHRDIKAANILLESNFEVKVADFGLAKFASDADTHVSTRVMGTFGYLAPDYATSGNLTEKADVFSFGVVLLELIKGRRPVDITLPSDEHSLVDWARPLLTQALEDGNFDVIVDPKLNKDYVTEEMTRMIACAAACVHHFARQRPRMTQVVRALEGNLSLNDLNEGIMLGPTRVSSRCQSSDHDTSEDQEDSKKFGMMALETQEQATSEFHAL; from the exons ATGCCGACAGTGAGGCGGTATTGCTCTCAGCAGCCGGCGGGTGCCTCCATCAGAGGGTGTCTGTTGTTGCCTCCCCCGATGGCGAGTCCTCCCCCGTCGTCGAACTCCCCCACTCCGTCGACTAACTCCACCTCTCCTCCACCGGCGTCTCCCAAGGGGAGGTTGCCGCCGTGGAAGCTGGCGCTGATAGTGGGGATTGGGATTGGGGGGCTCATTGTCTTGGTTGGGGTGTGCATATTCGTGATTTTTTATCGAAGGAAGAGGAGGCGGCTTGAGTTGGGGAGCAACCCTCCACAGAGGCCTAACG GCATGGAATCAGGCTTTTCACAGAACAAGTTCACGTACAAAGAGATAAAGATTGCAACAGATGATTTCTCCAATCTCAACTTACTTGGCCAAGGTGGTTTTGGCCACGTTCATAGAGGAGTGCTTTCGTGCGGGAAAGTAGTTGCAATCAAACAGTTAAAAGCTGGAAGCAGACAAGGGGAGAGGGAATTTCAAGCAGAGATCGAGATCATCAGTCGCATCCATCACAGACACCTTGTTTCTCTCGTTGGTTACTGCATTTCTGGTGCGCATAGAATTCTAGTATACGAGTTTGTTCCAAATAGCACGTTGGAATTTCATTTGCACG GAAAGGATCAACCAACTATGACTTGGCCTATAAGGATGAAAATTGCTTTAGGTTCTGCAAAAGGGTTGGCGTATCTGCATGAGGAAT GTAATCCCAGAATCATTCACCGTGACATCAAGGCTGCTAATATTCTTTTGGAATCCAATTTTGAGGTAAAG GTTGCAGATTTTGGACTTGCAAAGTTTGCTTCTGATGCAGATACTCATGTTTCTACTCGAGTAATGGGAACTTTTGG CTACCTGGCTCCAGACTATGCCACTAGTGGGAATCTCACTGAGAAAGCagatgttttttcttttggtgttgTGCTTCTAGAGTTGATAAAAGGGCGTCGTCCGGTTGACATAACTCTACCCAGTGATGAGCATAGCTTGGTTGATTGG gcAAGGCCTTTGCTCACACAAGCTTTAGAAGATGGCAATTTTGATGTCATAGTTGATCCAAAACTAAACAAGGACTACGTTACCGAGGAAATGACTCGGATGATTGCTTGTGCTGCTGCTTGCGTTCATCATTTTGCACGACAACGTCCACGAATGACACAG GTAGTTCGAGCATTGGAAGGAAACCTTTCTCTGAATGATTTAAATGAGGGAATTATGTTAGGACCTACCAGAGTATCTAGTCGTTGTCAAAGCTCAGATCATGACACCAGCGAAGACCAGGAGGATTCAAAGAAATTCGGGATGATGGCCCTGGAAACCCAAGAACAAGCCACAAGTGAGTTCCATGCGCTTTGA
- the LOC104424052 gene encoding proline-rich receptor-like protein kinase PERK15 isoform X2, with translation MPTVRRYCSQQPAGASIRGCLLLPPPMASPPPSSNSPTPSTNSTSPPPASPKGRLPPWKLALIVGIGIGGLIVLVGVCIFVIFYRRKRRRLELGSNPPQRPNGMESGFSQNKFTYKEIKIATDDFSNLNLLGQGGFGHVHRGVLSCGKVVAIKQLKAGSRQGEREFQAEIEIISRIHHRHLVSLVGYCISGAHRILVYEFVPNSTLEFHLHGKDQPTMTWPIRMKIALGSAKGLAYLHEECNPRIIHRDIKAANILLESNFEVADFGLAKFASDADTHVSTRVMGTFGYLAPDYATSGNLTEKADVFSFGVVLLELIKGRRPVDITLPSDEHSLVDWARPLLTQALEDGNFDVIVDPKLNKDYVTEEMTRMIACAAACVHHFARQRPRMTQVVRALEGNLSLNDLNEGIMLGPTRVSSRCQSSDHDTSEDQEDSKKFGMMALETQEQATSEFHAL, from the exons ATGCCGACAGTGAGGCGGTATTGCTCTCAGCAGCCGGCGGGTGCCTCCATCAGAGGGTGTCTGTTGTTGCCTCCCCCGATGGCGAGTCCTCCCCCGTCGTCGAACTCCCCCACTCCGTCGACTAACTCCACCTCTCCTCCACCGGCGTCTCCCAAGGGGAGGTTGCCGCCGTGGAAGCTGGCGCTGATAGTGGGGATTGGGATTGGGGGGCTCATTGTCTTGGTTGGGGTGTGCATATTCGTGATTTTTTATCGAAGGAAGAGGAGGCGGCTTGAGTTGGGGAGCAACCCTCCACAGAGGCCTAACG GCATGGAATCAGGCTTTTCACAGAACAAGTTCACGTACAAAGAGATAAAGATTGCAACAGATGATTTCTCCAATCTCAACTTACTTGGCCAAGGTGGTTTTGGCCACGTTCATAGAGGAGTGCTTTCGTGCGGGAAAGTAGTTGCAATCAAACAGTTAAAAGCTGGAAGCAGACAAGGGGAGAGGGAATTTCAAGCAGAGATCGAGATCATCAGTCGCATCCATCACAGACACCTTGTTTCTCTCGTTGGTTACTGCATTTCTGGTGCGCATAGAATTCTAGTATACGAGTTTGTTCCAAATAGCACGTTGGAATTTCATTTGCACG GAAAGGATCAACCAACTATGACTTGGCCTATAAGGATGAAAATTGCTTTAGGTTCTGCAAAAGGGTTGGCGTATCTGCATGAGGAAT GTAATCCCAGAATCATTCACCGTGACATCAAGGCTGCTAATATTCTTTTGGAATCCAATTTTGAG GTTGCAGATTTTGGACTTGCAAAGTTTGCTTCTGATGCAGATACTCATGTTTCTACTCGAGTAATGGGAACTTTTGG CTACCTGGCTCCAGACTATGCCACTAGTGGGAATCTCACTGAGAAAGCagatgttttttcttttggtgttgTGCTTCTAGAGTTGATAAAAGGGCGTCGTCCGGTTGACATAACTCTACCCAGTGATGAGCATAGCTTGGTTGATTGG gcAAGGCCTTTGCTCACACAAGCTTTAGAAGATGGCAATTTTGATGTCATAGTTGATCCAAAACTAAACAAGGACTACGTTACCGAGGAAATGACTCGGATGATTGCTTGTGCTGCTGCTTGCGTTCATCATTTTGCACGACAACGTCCACGAATGACACAG GTAGTTCGAGCATTGGAAGGAAACCTTTCTCTGAATGATTTAAATGAGGGAATTATGTTAGGACCTACCAGAGTATCTAGTCGTTGTCAAAGCTCAGATCATGACACCAGCGAAGACCAGGAGGATTCAAAGAAATTCGGGATGATGGCCCTGGAAACCCAAGAACAAGCCACAAGTGAGTTCCATGCGCTTTGA